From a region of the Oryzias melastigma strain HK-1 linkage group LG4, ASM292280v2, whole genome shotgun sequence genome:
- the foxq1b gene encoding forkhead box protein Q1 — MKLEVFSAHHFAQKPLELCLDADRGVPSPLSADELGSDGDCMANSPAPVSQSGDGSKGKPYTRRPKPPYSYIALIAMAIRESSSGRLTLAEINDYLMKKFPFFRGSYTGWRNSVRHNLSLNDCFLKVLRDPSRPWGKDNYWMLNPHSEYTFADGVFRRRRKRIAKVPSKEQESPDILSEDTRLSPPEERVAVKFSSSFAIDSILSTPYKRKEDSHADAQSSGHLLYWPPGPHIMPYSLNYPVQHTYLSEAAYSSAETSRQAPSHLQQSSARAGAPEAAFRKPSKARGFHIDSLLS; from the coding sequence ATGAAACTTGAAGTTTTCTCAGCGCACCACTTTGCGCAGAAGCCACTGGAGTTGTGCTTGGACGCAGACAGGGGAGTCCCGTCTCCTCTGTCCGCAGATGAGCTCGGCTCGGACGGGGACTGCATGGCCAACAGCCCGGCACCTGTCTCCCAGAGCGGGGACGGCAGCAAAGGGAAACCCTACACCCGCAGACCCAAGCCCCCTTACTCCTACATCGCTCTGATCGCCATGGCCATCCGGGAGTCCAGCAGTGGCCGCCTCACGCTGGCAGAGATCAACGACTACCTGATGAAGAAGTTCCCATTCTTCCGTGGCAGCTACACCGGCTGGAGGAACTCCGTGCGCCACAACCTCTCCCTCAACGACTGCTTCCTCAAAGTTCTGCGGGACCCGTCCAGGCCCTGGGGCAAGGACAACTACTGGATGCTGAACCCGCACAGCGAGTACACCTTTGCAGATGGGGTGTTCCGCCGCAGGAGGAAGCGCATCGCTAAGGTGCCCTCCAAGGAGCAGGAAAGCCCGGACATCCTCAGTGAGGACACCCGCCTCTCTCCCCCGGAGGAGAGAGTGGCAGTCAAGTTCTCCAGCTCCTTCGCGATCGACAGCATCCTCAGCACGCCGTACAAACGGAAGGAGGACAGTCACGCTGACGCACAGAGCTCCGGCCACCTGCTGTACTGGCCCCCAGGGCCCCACATAATGCCGTACTCTCTGAACTACCCGGTGCAGCACACGTACCTGTCAGAGGCGGCGTACAGCAGCGCAGAGACCAGCCGACAGGCGCCCTCGCACCTGCAGCAGTCATCTGCGCGCGCGGGCGCACCTGAGGCCGCCTTCAGGAAGCCCAGCAAAGCTCGAGGCTTCCACATAGACTCCCTGCTGTCCTGA